The following are encoded together in the Methylomonas methanica MC09 genome:
- a CDS encoding VPLPA-CTERM sorting domain-containing protein has translation MDNGSKYLFSLLCSLGLLVFSSSQALAALSNVVAFSQGESITVASGGSLTVDVVGEQFLLGPDGVGLSLSWNPNVLQHVSTSFVNPPWNFSSADETSAESGLIDSIFLGMSALGVDAGSDFGIVSFTFNVVGNPGDLTPLALASDSFGIGFVNGLTGLDVNFMNSQVQVVPLPAAVWMFGAGLAAIGGSMQRRKKTLNN, from the coding sequence ATGGATAACGGATCCAAATATCTATTCTCACTATTGTGCAGTTTGGGGTTGCTGGTGTTTTCCAGTTCCCAGGCATTGGCTGCATTGAGCAATGTTGTGGCGTTTAGCCAAGGGGAAAGCATTACCGTTGCGAGCGGCGGATCTTTGACCGTCGATGTGGTAGGCGAGCAATTCCTGTTGGGGCCGGATGGTGTGGGCTTGTCTTTGAGTTGGAACCCGAATGTGTTACAGCACGTTTCCACATCGTTTGTGAATCCGCCTTGGAATTTTTCTTCTGCGGACGAAACTTCGGCTGAATCCGGTTTGATCGATTCGATTTTTTTGGGGATGTCTGCGCTGGGTGTTGATGCGGGTTCCGATTTTGGGATCGTTTCGTTTACCTTCAACGTAGTCGGTAATCCGGGAGATTTGACTCCGCTGGCGTTAGCTAGCGATTCCTTTGGCATTGGTTTTGTAAATGGGCTAACCGGGCTGGACGTGAATTTTATGAACAGTCAAGTGCAGGTCGTACCGCTTCCAGCGGCAGTCTGGATGTTCGGCGCCGGCTTGGCGGCAATCGGTGGGTCGATGCAGCGTCGAAAAAAGACCTTGAACAACTGA
- the pgi gene encoding glucose-6-phosphate isomerase produces the protein MSKLINSPEWNAVKQHYLEIADTFCMKEAFAKDPRRFDKFSVTFNDLLFDYSKNLITEQTMPLLIDLADRAELRTKTEAMFSGSIINTTEKRAVLHTALRNRGNKPVLFRGQDVMPEINKVLAKMRVFTEQVRSGAWTGFTGKRITDIVNIGIGGSDLGPKMVDTALTPYGLEGLKAHFVSNVDQTDIVETLIPLNPETTLFLISSKTFTTQETMTNARSARNWFLNAAKDPALMSQHFIAISTNEEKVKEFGIDPDNMFEFWDWVGGRYSLWSVIGMSIALYIGMDNFEELLMGAYLADEHFRHAPFEENIPVIMGLLGIWYNNFFEAETYAILPYAQSLKYFADYFQQGDMESNGKSATINGEKVDYNTGPIIWGQPGTNGQHAFFQLIHQGTKLIPGDFLAAAQSQYDLPDHHDILISNFLAQAEALMRGKTEAEVRQDLSHQPDLDDALIASKIFEGNKPSNSFLFKKLTPRTLGTLIAFYEHKIFVQGVIWNINSFDQMGVELGKVLAKAILPELKNEDEIDSHDSSTNGLINTYKKLRKA, from the coding sequence ATGTCCAAATTAATCAACTCCCCCGAATGGAACGCCGTCAAACAACATTATCTGGAAATTGCCGACACCTTTTGCATGAAAGAGGCTTTTGCCAAAGACCCCAGGCGCTTCGATAAGTTCTCCGTGACCTTCAACGATTTGCTGTTCGACTACTCGAAAAACCTGATTACCGAACAAACCATGCCGTTGCTGATCGATTTGGCAGACCGGGCCGAACTGCGTACTAAAACCGAAGCCATGTTTTCAGGATCGATTATCAACACCACCGAAAAACGGGCGGTTTTACATACCGCGTTAAGAAACCGCGGCAATAAGCCGGTGTTGTTTCGCGGCCAGGATGTCATGCCGGAAATCAATAAGGTACTGGCAAAAATGCGGGTCTTTACCGAGCAAGTGCGCTCCGGAGCCTGGACGGGGTTTACCGGAAAACGCATCACCGACATCGTCAATATCGGTATAGGCGGTTCCGATTTAGGCCCGAAAATGGTGGACACCGCGTTGACGCCTTACGGCCTGGAAGGCTTGAAAGCGCATTTTGTATCCAACGTCGATCAAACCGATATAGTCGAAACGTTGATACCGCTCAACCCAGAAACCACGTTATTCCTGATTTCCTCGAAAACCTTTACCACGCAGGAAACCATGACCAACGCCCGCTCCGCCCGCAATTGGTTTTTGAACGCGGCAAAAGACCCGGCTCTGATGTCGCAACATTTCATTGCCATTTCAACCAATGAAGAAAAGGTCAAGGAGTTCGGCATTGATCCCGACAACATGTTCGAATTTTGGGATTGGGTCGGCGGACGCTATTCACTGTGGTCCGTGATCGGCATGTCCATCGCCTTGTATATAGGCATGGACAATTTCGAAGAACTGCTGATGGGTGCTTATCTGGCGGACGAACACTTCCGGCATGCGCCATTTGAAGAAAACATCCCGGTTATCATGGGTTTGCTCGGCATCTGGTACAACAACTTTTTCGAAGCCGAAACCTACGCCATTCTGCCTTATGCGCAGTCGCTGAAGTATTTTGCCGATTATTTTCAGCAAGGCGACATGGAAAGCAACGGCAAAAGCGCCACCATTAACGGCGAAAAAGTCGATTACAACACCGGGCCTATCATTTGGGGCCAACCCGGCACCAATGGCCAGCATGCGTTTTTTCAGCTGATCCACCAGGGCACGAAACTGATTCCCGGCGACTTTCTGGCCGCCGCGCAAAGCCAATACGACCTGCCGGACCACCACGACATCCTGATCTCCAACTTCCTGGCGCAAGCGGAAGCCTTGATGCGCGGCAAAACCGAAGCGGAAGTCAGGCAGGATTTAAGCCACCAGCCCGACTTGGACGACGCGCTGATCGCATCCAAGATTTTCGAAGGTAACAAGCCCTCGAATTCGTTTCTGTTCAAGAAGCTGACGCCCAGAACCCTGGGCACTTTGATTGCGTTTTACGAGCACAAAATCTTTGTTCAAGGGGTAATCTGGAATATCAACTCTTTCGATCAAATGGGCGTGGAACTCGGTAAGGTACTAGCCAAAGCCATATTGCCGGAACTGAAAAACGAAGACGAAATCGACAGCCACGACAGCTCCACCAACGGTTTGATCAACACTTATAAGAAATTGCGCAAGGCCTGA